From Vicugna pacos chromosome 6, VicPac4, whole genome shotgun sequence, a single genomic window includes:
- the EID1 gene encoding EP300-interacting inhibitor of differentiation 1 → MSEMHELSELYEESNDLQMDVMPGEGDLPQMEVGSGSREPSPNPSRPGAPPQLEEEGPMEEEAAQPMAEPQGQRGLAIQPSPGAQPGQIAGPDFESEDEGEEFDDWEEDYDYPEEEQLSGAGYRVSAALEEANKMFLRTSRAREAALDGGFQMHYEKTPFDQLAFIEELFSLMVVNRLTEELGCDEIIDRE, encoded by the coding sequence ATGTCGGAAATGCACGAGCTGTCCGAGCTCTACGAGGAGAGCAACGACCTGCAGATGGATGTGATGCCTGGCGAGGGTGACCTTCCGCAGATGGAGGTAGGCAGCGGGAGCCGGGAGCCATCCCCGAACCCCTCCCGCCCCGGGGCCCCGCCACAGCTGGAGGAGGAAGGCCcgatggaggaggaggcggcccAGCCAATGGCGGAGCCGCAGGGGCAGCGAGGCCTGGCCATCCAGCCCAGCCCCGGGGCGCAGCCGGGCCAGATCGCGGGCCCTGATTTCGAGAGCGAGGACGAGGGTGAGGAATTTGATGACTGGGAGGAGGACTACGACTATCCGGAAGAGGAGCAGCTGAGCGGTGCGGGCTACAGAGTATCAGCGGCCCTTGAAGAAGCCAACAAGATGTTCCTGAGAACCTCCAGAGCCAGAGAAGCAGCTCTGGATGGCGGGTTCCAGATGCATTATGAGAAGACCCCGTTTGATCAGCTGGCTTTTATCGAAGAGCTTTTTTCACTTATGGTTGTCAATCGTCTGACCGAAGAACTCGGCTGTGATGAGATTATTGATAGAGAGTAG